Proteins encoded within one genomic window of Sphingomonas cannabina:
- a CDS encoding transposase, translating into MIDAGRGEAIGLGELVEALEAHPFDPRDEDSFADVGPLLARLGRNPDFLADLAIAELEMRCAGQAASNGYGAQSFLLKPPTGRYLIRANFWPALEDAAVRASAAAAFLYDMPHDHNFSFLTYGYQGPGYWSDYYERDADAVIGVPGEPAGLRFVERSRLEPGKLMLYRARRDVHRQLPPDAFSVSLNILGYAPGQPWIEQYRFDLDRGTIAQGLNVTPAEGLLAIAAHLGGDAGLGLARDYAWRHPCERMRVTALDALLSADGPAALPALERAADDPDRYVAAHARLRLDRIASDPEELTA; encoded by the coding sequence GTCGAGGCGTTGGAGGCGCACCCCTTCGATCCGCGCGACGAAGACAGTTTCGCCGATGTAGGGCCGCTGCTCGCGCGGTTGGGACGCAATCCGGATTTCCTCGCCGACCTCGCAATCGCCGAACTGGAGATGCGCTGCGCCGGCCAGGCGGCGAGCAACGGCTATGGCGCCCAGTCCTTCCTGTTGAAGCCGCCCACCGGCCGTTATCTGATCCGCGCCAATTTCTGGCCGGCGCTGGAGGACGCCGCGGTGCGGGCGAGCGCCGCGGCCGCCTTCCTCTACGACATGCCGCACGATCATAATTTCTCGTTCCTGACCTACGGTTATCAGGGTCCCGGCTATTGGAGCGATTATTATGAGCGCGATGCCGATGCCGTGATCGGCGTGCCGGGGGAGCCGGCTGGGCTGCGCTTCGTCGAGCGTTCGCGGCTCGAGCCGGGCAAGCTGATGCTCTACCGCGCGCGGCGCGACGTCCATCGCCAGCTGCCGCCCGATGCCTTTTCGGTCTCGCTCAACATTCTCGGCTATGCCCCCGGACAGCCGTGGATCGAGCAATATCGCTTCGACCTCGACCGCGGCACCATCGCCCAGGGACTCAACGTCACCCCGGCCGAGGGGTTGCTCGCGATCGCCGCGCATCTCGGCGGAGACGCGGGACTGGGTCTCGCGCGCGATTATGCTTGGCGCCATCCCTGCGAGCGGATGCGGGTCACCGCGCTCGACGCGCTGCTGTCGGCGGATGGACCGGCAGCGCTGCCCGCACTCGAGCGAGCGGCGGATGATCCCGACCGCTATGTAGCAGCCCATGCCCGCTTGCGGCTCGACCGGATTGCATCCGATCCGGAGGAGCTTACCGCATGA
- a CDS encoding crotonase/enoyl-CoA hydratase family protein: MTAHVSTERVSIAIAGGVADVRLTRADKLNALDPAMFDAIIAAIDRLAGEPGLRAVVLSGEGRAFCAGLDMASMAAGGSDIDLATRSHGAANRVQQVAWGWRTLSVPVIAAVHGIAFGGGLQIASGADVVLIHPEARLSVMEMKWGIVPDMAGFALWRGRVRDDVMRELTYTAAEFSGAAAVGHGFATRAADDPLGEALTLAATIAGRNPQAIRAAKRLANLTVEADAATILSTESAEQAALLRSPNQIEAVRANIEKRAPDFAD, translated from the coding sequence ATGACCGCCCATGTCTCGACCGAACGTGTCTCGATCGCCATCGCCGGCGGCGTCGCCGACGTCCGCCTGACCCGCGCCGACAAACTCAATGCGCTCGATCCCGCCATGTTCGACGCGATCATCGCCGCGATCGACCGGCTCGCGGGCGAGCCGGGTCTGCGCGCGGTGGTGCTGTCGGGCGAGGGGCGCGCCTTCTGCGCCGGGCTCGACATGGCGAGCATGGCCGCCGGCGGCTCCGACATCGACCTCGCGACGCGCAGCCACGGCGCCGCCAATCGCGTGCAGCAGGTCGCCTGGGGATGGCGCACGCTGTCGGTGCCGGTGATCGCCGCGGTCCACGGTATCGCCTTCGGCGGCGGTCTCCAGATCGCGAGCGGGGCCGATGTGGTGCTGATCCACCCCGAGGCGCGGCTGTCGGTGATGGAGATGAAATGGGGCATCGTCCCCGACATGGCCGGCTTCGCGCTATGGCGCGGACGAGTGCGCGACGACGTGATGCGCGAACTGACCTATACCGCTGCGGAGTTCAGCGGCGCTGCGGCGGTGGGCCACGGCTTCGCGACCCGTGCGGCGGATGATCCGCTTGGCGAGGCGCTAACGCTCGCGGCCACCATCGCCGGGCGCAATCCGCAGGCGATCCGCGCCGCCAAGCGGCTCGCCAATCTGACCGTCGAGGCCGATGCCGCCACCATTCTCTCGACCGAGAGCGCCGAACAGGCGGCGCTGCTGCGCTCACCCAACCAGATCGAGGCTGTGCGCGCCAATATTGAGAAGCGGGCGCCGGACTTTGCCGATTAG
- a CDS encoding winged helix-turn-helix domain-containing protein, protein MRIECDVPGLAPALAARGIRVAAGGIATFARAAGFTSEALVEARSHGPLILMVETLDQVSSALDAGADDAVLAGAPVDEIAARIAARLRFAAAPIGVGELLIDRVARKVTRAGRAIGLFPREYALLLHLAQHAGEAVPRQALLEAVWGLRFDPGTNVVAVHMSRLRAKLDRGFAAPMLQTEKGVGYRLAAT, encoded by the coding sequence GTGCGCATCGAATGCGACGTACCCGGACTGGCGCCGGCGCTTGCGGCACGCGGTATTCGTGTCGCGGCCGGGGGAATCGCGACCTTCGCTCGCGCGGCCGGCTTCACGTCGGAGGCGCTGGTCGAGGCACGCAGCCATGGTCCGTTGATCCTGATGGTGGAGACGCTCGATCAGGTCTCGTCCGCGCTCGATGCCGGTGCCGACGATGCCGTGCTTGCCGGTGCCCCCGTTGACGAGATCGCTGCGCGCATCGCCGCCCGGCTGCGGTTCGCCGCGGCCCCGATCGGCGTCGGCGAGCTGCTCATCGACCGGGTCGCGCGCAAGGTGACGCGCGCCGGCCGCGCGATCGGCCTGTTCCCGCGCGAATATGCGCTGCTGCTCCACCTCGCCCAGCACGCCGGTGAGGCGGTGCCGCGCCAGGCGCTGCTGGAGGCGGTGTGGGGTTTGCGCTTCGATCCCGGCACCAATGTCGTCGCGGTGCATATGTCGCGGCTGAGGGCCAAGCTCGACCGCGGTTTCGCGGCGCCGATGCTCCAGACCGAGAAGGGGGTCGGCTACCGGCTTGCCGCGACCTGA